A window of the Emys orbicularis isolate rEmyOrb1 chromosome 1, rEmyOrb1.hap1, whole genome shotgun sequence genome harbors these coding sequences:
- the RASSF8 gene encoding ras association domain-containing protein 8: MIWCTMELKVWVDGVQRIVCGVTEVTTCQEVVIALAQAIGRTGRYTLIEKWRDTERHLAPHENPIISLNKWGQYASDVQLILRRTGPSLSERPTSDSVARIPERTLYRQSLPPLAKLRPQNDKLIKRREPKRKSLTFTGGAKGLMDIFGKGKESEFKQKVLNCKTTAEELKKLIHLQTEKLQSIEKQLDSSEAEIRYWEQKYNSSLEEEIIKFEQKIKRNEVEIEEEEFWENELQIEQENEKQLKEQLLEIRQRILESESKLKDYMTQIHRMESGLEAEKLHREVQESQVNEEEVKEKIEKVKGEIDIQGQQSLRLENGIKAVERSLGQATKRLQDREQELEQLTKELRQVNLQQFIQQTGTKVTVLPADPIEVEASHTQLERETTFQSGSLKRPGSSRQLPSNLRILQNPLSSGFNPEGIYV, from the exons GTCGTACTGGAAGATACACACTGATAGAAAAATGGAGAGATACAGAGAGGCATTTGGCACCTCATGAAAATCCTATAATTTCATTGAACAAATGGGGACAGTATGCAAGTGATGTGCAGTTAATATTACGCCGCACAGGGCCATCCCTCAGCGAGAGGCCGACTTCAGACAGCGTTGCTCGAATACCTGAAAGAACTTTGTACCGACAAAGCTTACCTCCATTAGCCAAGCTAAGGCCTCAGAAtgacaaattaataaaaaggAGAGAGCCAAAAAGGAAGTCTTTGACCTTCACTGGGGGTGCAAAAGGGTTAATGGACATTTTTGGGAAAGGTAAAGAATCTGAGTTCAAGCAAAAGGTGCTCAACTGTAAAACAACAGCTGAAGAGTTGAAAAAACTGATCCACCTCCAGACTGAGAAACTTCAGTCCATTGAGAAGCAGCTGGACTCAAGTGAGGCTGAAATCCGGTACTGGGAACAGAAATACAATTCCAGCCTGGAAGAGGAAATTATCAAATTTGAGCAGAAAATCAAAAGAAATGAAGTAGAGATTGAAGAGGAAGAGTTCTGGGAAAATGAACTGCAGATTGAGCAAGAGAACGAGAAGCAGCTGAAGGAACAACTCCTGGAGATCAGGCAAAGGATCCTGGAGTCCGAGAGCAAGTTAAAAGACTATATGACTCAAATCCACAGAATGGAGAGTGGCCTTGAAGCAGAGAAGTTGCACCGGGAAGTTCAGGAGTCGCAGGTGAATGAAGAAGAGgtcaaagagaagattgagaaggTGAAAGGTGAAATTGATATTCAGGGCCAACAGAGTCTGAGGCTGGAAAATGGCATTAAAGCTGTAGAAAGGTCATTGGGCCAAGCCACCAAAAGATTACAG GACCGAGAACAAGAACTGGAGCAGCTAACGAAGGAGCTAAGACAAGTAAATCTCCAACAATTTATCCAGCAAACAGGAACAAAGGTCACAGTGCTACCAGCAGACCCTATTGAAGTGGAGGCTTCACACACACAGCTCGAAAGAG AGACAACATTTCAGTCTGGGTCCCTGAAACGCCCAGGTTCATCAAGGCAGCTCCCCAGTAATCTTCGAATTCTACAGAATCCACTGTCATCTGGTTTTAACCCTGAGGGCATTTATGTATAA